From Pseudomonadota bacterium, the proteins below share one genomic window:
- a CDS encoding D-alanyl-D-alanine carboxypeptidase: protein MNSKRKYCVTKNIILSLCISLLLYFPTLNVCLYAQDNFSGIKKLIGNDDAIIVADSTGKIILEKNSGKRLVPASILKILTSLAAFHYLGHNYRFETDFYIDNNSNLKVKGYGDPLLISENISDIAEKLSSKIEYINDIVLDDSYFSSAIPPGAVALSPQPYDSPNGALCANFNTVNFNVINGKFVSAESQTPLLPFAVNLIKKSDIRKGRILLSSEYNENTLYTGHLISWFLERKGIKTKGQIRKGLVCDKTDKLILKYYSSFSIKDGVSKLLLYSNNFIANQLVLAIGAKMHGQPGTLENGVFAIKDYATKTLNIDDLSIIEGSGISRNNSISAKSFLKILAEFKPYMHLMKHKGNEYFKTGTLKDVSTRSGYIKGPKGRLFTFVILTNSKGKSAEKISKRLRSLLDG from the coding sequence AAAATATTATTCTTTCATTATGTATTTCTCTTCTTTTGTACTTTCCAACCTTAAACGTATGTCTTTATGCGCAAGACAATTTTTCAGGTATCAAAAAACTTATTGGAAATGATGATGCGATTATTGTTGCAGATTCAACCGGTAAAATAATTCTTGAAAAAAATTCCGGCAAAAGACTTGTTCCGGCATCTATTCTTAAAATTCTGACATCTCTTGCAGCCTTTCACTACCTTGGACATAACTATAGATTTGAAACCGATTTTTATATAGACAATAATTCAAATCTTAAAGTAAAAGGCTATGGTGACCCTCTATTAATTTCAGAAAACATCAGCGATATAGCAGAAAAACTAAGCAGTAAAATTGAATACATTAATGATATTGTACTTGATGACTCATATTTTAGCTCCGCAATTCCTCCCGGGGCAGTAGCATTATCACCGCAGCCCTATGATTCGCCAAACGGGGCCCTTTGCGCCAATTTCAATACAGTTAATTTCAATGTTATAAACGGCAAATTTGTGAGTGCCGAAAGCCAGACACCGCTTTTACCTTTTGCCGTAAATTTAATAAAAAAATCCGATATCAGAAAGGGAAGAATTCTACTTTCATCGGAATATAATGAAAATACTCTTTATACCGGGCACCTGATTTCATGGTTTTTAGAAAGAAAAGGAATAAAAACAAAAGGACAAATAAGAAAAGGCCTTGTTTGCGATAAAACAGACAAACTTATATTAAAATACTATTCTTCCTTTTCTATTAAAGATGGTGTTTCAAAACTTCTGCTTTACTCAAACAATTTCATAGCAAACCAGCTTGTTCTTGCAATCGGCGCTAAAATGCACGGCCAGCCCGGAACACTCGAAAACGGTGTTTTTGCAATTAAAGATTATGCAACAAAAACTTTAAATATTGACGATCTTTCAATTATCGAAGGGTCAGGCATTTCAAGAAATAACAGCATATCTGCAAAAAGCTTTTTAAAAATACTCGCCGAATTTAAACCTTACATGCACCTGATGAAGCATAAAGGAAATGAATATTTCAAAACCGGCACACTTAAAGATGTGAGCACCAGATCCGGGTATATCAAAGGCCCGAAAGGCCGCTTATTTACTTTCGTAATATTGACTAATTCCAAAGGGAAATCCGCAGAAAAAATATCAAAAAGATTACGTTCTCTGTTGGACGGGTAA
- a CDS encoding BrnT family toxin yields MVKPTKILSYCIGFEWNQGNITKNWERHDVSTGECEQIFFNKPIIVKRDKDHSMLENYYYALGRTNMNRLLFAVFTVRDEKIRIISARDMTKAEIERYLK; encoded by the coding sequence ATGGTTAAACCGACAAAAATATTATCTTATTGCATAGGTTTTGAATGGAACCAAGGGAATATTACCAAGAATTGGGAAAGGCATGATGTTTCAACAGGGGAGTGCGAACAGATCTTTTTTAATAAACCAATCATCGTAAAACGCGACAAAGATCATTCTATGCTTGAAAATTACTATTACGCCCTCGGTCGTACCAATATGAACCGTTTGCTTTTCGCCGTATTCACAGTTCGAGATGAAAAAATCAGAATTATTTCCGCACGGGATATGACCAAAGCGGAAATAGAAAGGTATCTAAAATGA
- the plsY gene encoding glycerol-3-phosphate 1-O-acyltransferase PlsY, whose translation MDTVYILKLAGLIIGAYMLGSIPFGLILANKFSSVDIRTKGSGNIGATNVMRVSGKTLGVLTLAGDLLKGAFPVYLACCVLEYEGSYAELYISIVIIASFLGHLYPIYLKFKDGGKGVATAAGCFLITSPVALLIAITVFIFIVIFYRRVAAASLSASMVLPFAIWFEGHSFLLTGCAVIISLFIFYRHKDNIKRLLSGTEPSI comes from the coding sequence ATGGACACCGTTTATATTTTAAAACTTGCAGGGCTTATCATAGGAGCTTATATGCTCGGTTCCATTCCTTTCGGGTTAATTCTTGCAAACAAGTTTTCCTCAGTGGATATACGTACAAAAGGCAGCGGCAACATTGGTGCAACAAATGTAATGAGGGTTTCGGGAAAAACACTCGGAGTTTTGACTCTTGCCGGAGATCTGCTGAAGGGGGCATTTCCTGTATATCTTGCTTGCTGCGTTTTAGAATATGAAGGCTCATATGCTGAGCTTTATATATCTATTGTGATTATAGCCTCTTTTTTGGGACATCTTTATCCTATTTATCTGAAATTCAAAGACGGGGGAAAGGGTGTAGCTACTGCTGCCGGATGTTTTCTGATAACATCTCCGGTTGCTTTGCTTATTGCTATTACAGTATTTATATTTATTGTGATTTTTTACAGGCGTGTTGCTGCGGCCTCTTTATCAGCTTCTATGGTTCTTCCGTTTGCAATATGGTTTGAAGGGCATTCTTTTTTACTGACAGGTTGCGCTGTAATTATTTCCTTATTTATTTTTTATCGGCACAAAGACAATATCAAAAGGCTTTTATCCGGTACAGAGCCTTCAATATAA
- a CDS encoding DUF1311 domain-containing protein, which translates to MKSIIHSSRYNPNPHICNLLLTIILLVIIFTVVQASGAEYPSFDCRKAKTCVEKFICSHAEIAKLDIKMSEEYRHLLSKLHGKDKEQVKQNQRRWIKGRDERCEPAPKMIEKVIYKNIFTALYIERIEEFQEWEKYIDGKTTTTYAPWHPTCWMRQQPFVGKPFWSITGTAPVCRAFEQILNTTCETPDEIHCSLTLPADEKRFQKLNWQHLEFKEYKDVIEEIILDKGRKWNWNQKNPEVKKAFDEGRFDISITAADIFGGKTKKVVRISWKEDCPGICMYGVIDTETKRIDWQYESALLHLNASKGSDIMLYEGKVYKFGWQPGFDLLFIWDERISSICQFEYLKGKGDK; encoded by the coding sequence ATGAAAAGCATAATACACAGTTCAAGATATAATCCCAACCCACACATCTGTAATTTACTTCTGACTATAATATTATTGGTTATTATTTTTACTGTAGTACAAGCGAGTGGAGCTGAATATCCGAGTTTTGATTGCAGAAAAGCAAAAACATGTGTTGAGAAATTTATTTGCTCTCATGCAGAGATAGCCAAATTAGATATAAAAATGTCAGAAGAATACCGTCACCTTCTTTCCAAACTTCATGGCAAAGACAAAGAGCAGGTTAAGCAAAACCAGAGAAGATGGATTAAAGGTCGAGATGAGAGATGTGAGCCAGCACCCAAAATGATAGAAAAAGTAATCTATAAGAATATATTTACCGCTCTTTATATTGAACGAATTGAAGAATTCCAAGAGTGGGAAAAATACATTGATGGCAAAACTACAACCACATATGCCCCGTGGCACCCTACATGCTGGATGCGCCAACAACCGTTTGTTGGAAAGCCTTTTTGGTCTATTACAGGTACCGCGCCTGTATGCAGGGCATTTGAGCAGATACTAAATACCACCTGCGAAACACCTGATGAAATACATTGTAGTTTGACGCTTCCTGCGGATGAAAAACGTTTTCAGAAACTTAATTGGCAACATCTCGAATTTAAGGAATATAAGGATGTAATTGAAGAGATAATTCTTGATAAGGGGCGAAAATGGAATTGGAATCAAAAAAACCCTGAAGTAAAAAAAGCATTTGATGAGGGCAGGTTTGATATCAGTATTACTGCAGCTGATATCTTTGGTGGCAAAACGAAAAAAGTTGTGCGCATAAGCTGGAAAGAAGACTGTCCTGGAATATGCATGTACGGTGTAATAGATACTGAAACAAAACGAATTGATTGGCAGTATGAATCTGCATTGCTGCATCTGAATGCAAGTAAAGGTTCTGACATCATGCTTTACGAAGGTAAGGTTTACAAGTTTGGATGGCAACCAGGCTTTGACCTTCTCTTCATCTGGGATGAAAGAATTAGTAGCATATGTCAGTTTGAATATCTGAAAGGGAAAGGAGATAAATAA
- a CDS encoding BrnA antitoxin family protein, whose translation MKRKIPKFNSEAEERLFWQNNDSAEYIDWSDAEEAIFSRLKPSTKTISIRLPESMIEELKLLANKRDVPYQSLLKIFLSERIDSELHH comes from the coding sequence ATGAAAAGGAAAATACCTAAATTTAATAGTGAAGCTGAAGAACGCCTTTTTTGGCAAAATAACGATTCGGCAGAATATATTGACTGGTCTGATGCGGAGGAAGCCATTTTTTCCCGGCTTAAACCTTCAACTAAAACGATATCGATCCGCCTTCCTGAATCAATGATTGAAGAATTGAAATTACTAGCTAATAAACGGGATGTTCCCTACCAGTCTCTTTTAAAGATCTTTCTTTCTGAGCGAATTGATTCTGAATTGCATCATTAA
- a CDS encoding PAS domain S-box protein — MKDKYSTAISIKDYIDNLQTYNGLLDTDGTLLMANRAAIETSGSSYDNVIGKYFPDSYWWSYDPLAKKWVEDAIEKAKKGETVISERSVRFGSHNFIFQLSFRPVFDYDGKKVEYLVAEGQDLTHIKKTENELNKSYKLINSVSYFTGIIDTDGKLQIVNTKILDYFKCSKEDVIGLPFWECSWFTASSVSVKKIKKALNTALQGKTIQAEVKVTTSDNLKATAQFIFTPLSDNSGAKIGVSFEGMIIPESKAKDDLLLNSETMYLDLVTHMNEGLVITNEKNKFIFINPKFCKMLEYTLEELMSMRDKDILDDKNYKLYIKEANHRRTKGKVARYELTFLTKNGQKRHCLLSAFPIIENGLYKGSNITVTDLTELKEKEEALQNSEMMYRDLVTSMNEGLAITDEKGCCTYVNPKLCEMTGFSEDELSSIKINDRLDMQSRLSLRKKWGKLVTGESSKHEITIITKSDKKLPALISVSPVILNGEFKGTRAVITDIKEIKEMEQKLLQAQKMEAIGVLAGGLAHDFNNILQTISGYTQILLLNKKSDNQEFKDLKAIEEVTQKASSLTKQLLIFARKNESHLKAIDLNNEVNKISDILSRTIPKMINIEVSLAEKLKPINADPVQIEQIIINIGLNAAHAMPDGGKLMIETRNISSNEICICTVLESDQKEYVALSISDNGIGMNGETQKHIFEPFFTTKGPKYGTGLGLAMVYGLVENHKGHIKCYSTPGYGTVFTIYFPAIKSVPFEQHIIKFEEKVIHSDNETILLVDDEEPLRRLGNELLKRQGFSVYLAESGEKALEIYKEKKESIDLVILDISMPGMGGYLCFEELKKIDPDIKVIIVTGYSDDGKVKEIIKSGAAGFVGKPYRLTNILNKIREIIDGKTDKQ; from the coding sequence ATGAAGGATAAATACAGTACCGCTATTAGCATCAAGGACTATATCGATAATCTTCAAACATATAACGGCCTGCTTGACACAGATGGAACACTTCTGATGGCCAACCGGGCAGCAATCGAAACATCCGGTTCATCTTATGACAATGTCATAGGAAAATATTTCCCTGATTCCTACTGGTGGTCTTATGATCCTCTTGCTAAAAAATGGGTTGAAGATGCTATTGAAAAGGCGAAAAAAGGCGAAACAGTCATCTCCGAAAGGTCTGTACGTTTTGGTTCTCACAATTTTATTTTTCAGTTAAGCTTTCGGCCTGTCTTTGATTATGATGGAAAGAAAGTTGAATATCTAGTAGCCGAAGGGCAGGATTTAACTCACATTAAAAAAACGGAAAATGAGCTTAACAAATCGTATAAGCTGATAAACTCTGTGTCGTATTTTACCGGAATTATCGATACTGACGGAAAACTTCAGATAGTAAATACAAAAATATTAGATTACTTCAAATGTTCAAAAGAAGACGTAATTGGCCTGCCTTTCTGGGAATGCAGCTGGTTTACTGCCTCATCAGTGTCTGTAAAAAAAATAAAAAAAGCTTTAAATACAGCCCTTCAGGGTAAGACAATCCAAGCAGAAGTAAAAGTTACTACAAGTGATAATCTGAAAGCTACGGCGCAGTTTATTTTTACTCCGTTAAGTGATAATTCCGGTGCAAAAATAGGGGTCTCATTTGAAGGTATGATAATACCCGAAAGCAAGGCAAAAGATGACCTGCTCTTAAATTCTGAAACAATGTATCTTGATCTTGTGACTCATATGAATGAGGGCCTTGTTATTACCAATGAGAAAAATAAATTTATTTTTATAAACCCTAAATTTTGTAAAATGCTGGAATATACTCTGGAAGAACTTATGAGTATGAGAGACAAAGATATACTGGATGACAAAAATTATAAGCTATATATTAAAGAAGCAAATCATCGGCGGACTAAAGGAAAAGTTGCACGATATGAACTCACATTTCTCACAAAAAACGGGCAAAAACGTCACTGCCTTTTATCTGCATTCCCTATTATTGAAAACGGCTTGTACAAAGGAAGTAATATCACTGTAACTGATCTGACAGAGCTTAAGGAGAAAGAAGAAGCTCTGCAAAACTCTGAAATGATGTACCGCGACCTTGTAACATCAATGAATGAAGGATTAGCTATTACCGATGAAAAAGGTTGCTGCACTTATGTTAATCCAAAACTATGTGAGATGACGGGATTTAGTGAAGATGAACTTTCTTCCATAAAAATAAATGACAGATTGGATATGCAAAGCCGTCTTTCACTTAGGAAAAAATGGGGAAAGCTGGTCACTGGTGAATCTTCAAAGCATGAAATTACAATCATTACTAAATCGGATAAAAAACTACCGGCGCTTATATCTGTATCACCTGTTATATTGAATGGAGAATTTAAAGGAACCAGAGCAGTTATTACGGATATTAAAGAAATTAAAGAAATGGAACAAAAATTGTTGCAGGCTCAGAAGATGGAGGCCATAGGAGTGCTTGCCGGAGGTTTGGCGCATGATTTTAATAATATTCTCCAAACTATTTCAGGATACACTCAAATTCTCCTTCTTAATAAAAAATCCGATAATCAAGAATTTAAAGATTTGAAAGCTATTGAAGAAGTAACCCAAAAAGCAAGTTCTCTTACAAAGCAGCTTTTGATTTTCGCTCGCAAAAACGAAAGCCACCTTAAAGCAATAGATCTTAATAATGAAGTAAATAAAATTTCTGATATTCTATCAAGAACAATTCCTAAAATGATAAATATAGAAGTTTCCCTGGCAGAAAAACTTAAGCCTATCAATGCTGATCCGGTTCAGATCGAGCAAATTATTATAAATATAGGATTGAATGCAGCACATGCTATGCCTGATGGCGGCAAGCTTATGATTGAAACCAGAAACATAAGCTCGAATGAAATATGCATTTGTACAGTTTTGGAATCAGATCAGAAAGAATATGTTGCCCTGAGTATATCTGACAACGGCATTGGCATGAACGGGGAAACACAGAAACATATATTTGAACCATTTTTTACAACCAAGGGACCCAAATATGGAACCGGCCTTGGCCTGGCAATGGTTTATGGTCTTGTCGAAAACCATAAAGGCCATATTAAATGCTACAGCACCCCGGGTTATGGAACAGTTTTTACAATATATTTTCCTGCGATAAAGAGTGTACCCTTTGAGCAGCATATTATAAAATTTGAAGAAAAAGTAATACACTCTGATAATGAAACTATTTTGCTGGTTGACGATGAAGAACCTTTGCGAAGGCTCGGCAATGAGCTGCTTAAAAGGCAGGGCTTTTCTGTCTATTTAGCTGAAAGCGGAGAAAAAGCATTAGAAATATATAAAGAAAAAAAAGAAAGCATTGATCTTGTCATTCTTGATATCAGCATGCCGGGGATGGGTGGATATCTGTGTTTTGAAGAACTTAAAAAAATAGATCCTGATATTAAAGTTATCATAGTGACCGGCTATTCTGATGATGGGAAAGTAAAAGAAATAATAAAGTCGGGGGCAGCAGGATTTGTAGGAAAACCCTATCGATTAACAAATATATTAAATAAAATTCGAGAAATTATAGATGGTAAAACAGATAAACAATAA
- a CDS encoding helix-hairpin-helix domain-containing protein, which produces MKNPDRATVSRLIDLPNIGKAIANDLQLIGIDHPGKLIGKDPYNLYKKLCTVSGNLHDPCVIDVFISAVRFMEGGNPLPWWSFTNERKIYIGKNQKRARK; this is translated from the coding sequence ATGAAGAATCCAGACAGAGCAACAGTATCCCGACTTATTGATCTTCCAAATATAGGAAAAGCGATAGCGAATGATCTCCAGTTGATTGGCATTGATCATCCAGGGAAATTAATCGGTAAAGACCCATATAACCTATACAAAAAATTATGCACAGTATCGGGCAATTTGCATGATCCCTGTGTTATTGATGTGTTTATATCGGCTGTTCGCTTCATGGAAGGTGGGAATCCCCTTCCCTGGTGGTCGTTTACCAATGAACGAAAAATATATATTGGAAAAAACCAAAAAAGAGCAAGAAAATAA